Proteins encoded in a region of the Pelmatolapia mariae isolate MD_Pm_ZW linkage group LG16_19, Pm_UMD_F_2, whole genome shotgun sequence genome:
- the ftcdnl1 gene encoding formiminotransferase N-terminal subdomain-containing protein isoform X1 — translation MASSSLGRRLVACLLNVSEARRKDLVETVAKAALYNTEGVRREGTTVLNIFNDYDYNRSVITIVSSIDSIREAILCACEKACGLIDMQTHTGVHPCMGAVDLIPIYPLGEEVRAEDCTKEALAVAQGLTERVRGTSAFLFGWADVPLQRGLAHRRKEMGWFKKTPDLRAIRADVGPQPQKRFGLTGVGASPYVMNCNVTIDTQDVSLGRSIAKAIRESTPGGLPGVQVLALPHEGALEIACNVESVKGTPPDHLTAGEPWPSFSIGGESYCHAPASLITARVAELAGRQGVSMKGTALVGFTPRDCRGLAEYALSQGISEFWKEQRRIRM, via the exons ATGGCCTCGAGCTCTTTGGGCAGGAGACTGGTGGCGTGTCTCCTCAATGTTTCTGAAGCTCGCAGGAAGGATCTGGTGGAGACGGTGGCCAAGGCAGCTTTGTACAATACTGAAG GTGTGAGGCGTGAGGGGACCACAGTgttaaacatctttaatgattaTGACTACAACCGCTCTGTCATCACTATTGTGTCCAGCATCGACTCGATCA GGGAGGCGATCCTGTGTGCATGCGAGAAGGCGTGCGGGTTGATTGACATGCAAACTCATACAGGAGTCCATCCGTGCATGGGCGCTGTTGACCTCATACCCATCTACCCACTGGGGGAGGAGGTGAGGGCAGAGGACTGTACTAAAGAGGCGCTCG CTGTGGCTCAGGGACTTACAGAGAGGGTCCGGGGCACCAGTGCCTTCCTGTTTGGCTGGGCAGACGTCCCTTTACAGCGAGGGCTGGCGCACAGGAGGAAGGAGATGGGCTGGTTCAAGAAGACGCCGGACCTGCGGGCGATCAGGGCCGACGTGGGGCCGCAGCCACAGAAACGATTCGGCCTCACAG GTGTCGGGGCCAGTCCCTACGTCATGAACTGCAATGTCACAATTGACACCCAGGACGTCTCTTTGGGGCGCAGCATTGCCAAAGCCATCAGGGAGTCGACGCCGGGAGGCCTGCCTGGGGTGCAGGTGCTGGCCCTACCACACGAGGGCGCCTTGGAAATCGCTTGTAATGTGGAAAGCGTGAAGGGGACCCCGCCAGATCACCTCACCGCAGGTGAACCCTGGCCGTCTTTCAGCATCGGCGGCGAGTCGTACTGTCACGCTCCGGCTTCCCTCATCACGGCGAGGGTCGCCGAGCTGGCAGGGAGACAGGGGGTCAGCATGAAGGGCACGGCCTTGGTGGGGTTCACCCCCCGTGATTGCAGAGGCCTAGCAGAGTATGCTCTGTCTCAGGGGATTTCCGAGTTCTGGAAAGAGCAGCGCAGGATCcgcatgtga
- the ftcdnl1 gene encoding formiminotransferase N-terminal subdomain-containing protein isoform X2, whose protein sequence is MASSSLGRRLVACLLNVSEARRKDLVETVAKAALYNTEGVRREGTTVLNIFNDYDYNRSVITIVSSIDSIREAILCACEKACGLIDMQTHTGVHPCMGAVDLIPIYPLGEELWLRDLQRGSGAPVPSCLAGQTSLYSEGWRTGGRRWAGSRRRRTCGRSGPTWGRSHRNDSASQVSGPVPTS, encoded by the exons ATGGCCTCGAGCTCTTTGGGCAGGAGACTGGTGGCGTGTCTCCTCAATGTTTCTGAAGCTCGCAGGAAGGATCTGGTGGAGACGGTGGCCAAGGCAGCTTTGTACAATACTGAAG GTGTGAGGCGTGAGGGGACCACAGTgttaaacatctttaatgattaTGACTACAACCGCTCTGTCATCACTATTGTGTCCAGCATCGACTCGATCA GGGAGGCGATCCTGTGTGCATGCGAGAAGGCGTGCGGGTTGATTGACATGCAAACTCATACAGGAGTCCATCCGTGCATGGGCGCTGTTGACCTCATACCCATCTACCCACTGGGGGAGGAG CTGTGGCTCAGGGACTTACAGAGAGGGTCCGGGGCACCAGTGCCTTCCTGTTTGGCTGGGCAGACGTCCCTTTACAGCGAGGGCTGGCGCACAGGAGGAAGGAGATGGGCTGGTTCAAGAAGACGCCGGACCTGCGGGCGATCAGGGCCGACGTGGGGCCGCAGCCACAGAAACGATTCGGCCTCACAG GTGTCGGGGCCAGTCCCTACGTCATGA